From Toxorhynchites rutilus septentrionalis strain SRP chromosome 2, ASM2978413v1, whole genome shotgun sequence, a single genomic window includes:
- the LOC129771380 gene encoding defensin-A-like, with product MQSTTILCFALVCLATVCSMGYALPQDGVLTEETEEYLRSVLDPVAEAVHAVEPAQEHHRQRRATCDLLSGFGVNDSACAAHCILRGNRGGYCNGKKVCVCRN from the exons ATGCAATCCACAACGATCCTCTGCTTCGCTTTGGTGTGTCTGGCCACGGTCTGTTCGATGGGATACGCCCTGCCCCAGGATGGTGTTCTCACCGAGGAGACTGAGGAGTATCTGAGGAGTGTGC TTGATCCCGTGGCTGAAGCCGTTCATGCAGTAGAGCCAGCGCAGGAACATCACCGCCAGAGACGAGCCACCTGTGACCTTTTGAGTGGATTCGGTGTGAACGATAGCGCCTGCGCCGCTCACTGTATCCTTCGGGGAAATCGCGGAGGTTATTGCAACGGCAAGAAGGTTTGCGTCTGTCGCAACTGA
- the LOC129771382 gene encoding defensin-C-like, which translates to MQSFGTICVIAALCVAAVISSGYAYPQELADEVQSQVNTLFDELPEESYQAAVDNYRLKRATCDLLSGFGVGDSACAAHCIARRNRGGYCNSKKVCVCRN; encoded by the exons ATGCAATCATTTGGTACGATTTGTGTAATCGCCGCCCTGTGCGTGGCTGCTGTCATTTCCTCTGGTTATGCCTATCCCCAGGAACTGGCCGACGAAGTGCAATCGCAAGTTAATACTTTGT TCGATGAGCTGCCAGAGGAGTCCTACCAGGCTGCTGTGGATAACTATCGGCTCAAGCGGGCCACTTGCGATCTGTTGAGCGGATTTGGTGTCGGAGATAGCGCCTGCGCTGCTCACTGCATTGCTCGGAGGAATCGTGGTGGTTACTGCAACTCCAAGAAAGTTTGTGTGTGTAGAAACTGA